Proteins encoded in a region of the Diabrotica undecimpunctata isolate CICGRU chromosome 10, icDiaUnde3, whole genome shotgun sequence genome:
- the LOC140452373 gene encoding uncharacterized protein, with amino-acid sequence MSAEEFNKKMKEVEKYLPCLERWRTVLQSQPDTEVLLGKLELAYNAIVDRKLKTFESLDKFIVILKRMKRKEDMMRSIESDKDTTGTSSSDNSKVLAPSET; translated from the exons ATGTCTGCCGaggaatttaataaaaagatgaAAGAGGTAGAGAAGTATCTTCCATGTTTGGAAAGATGGAGAACTGTTCTCCAATCGCAGCCAGATACAGAGGTTCTACTTGGCAAATTGGAACTTGCCTATAACGCGATTGTAGATAGAAA gttAAAGACGTTTGAGAGCTTGGATAAATTTATAGTAATTCTCAAAAGAATGAAAAGAAAAGAAGACATGATG AGATCTATTGAATCAGATAAGGACACTACTGGGACGAGCTCGTCAGATAATTCCAAAGTTTTGGCACCTTCGGAAACATAA